From the genome of Streptomyces sp. V1I1, one region includes:
- a CDS encoding DUF6131 family protein — MIVLGILLLVIGFIANIAILWTIGVILIVIGAVLWILGSLGHAVRGRRHYW, encoded by the coding sequence ATGATCGTCCTCGGAATCCTCCTGCTCGTCATCGGTTTCATCGCCAACATCGCCATCCTGTGGACCATCGGGGTCATTCTGATCGTCATCGGGGCCGTCCTGTGGATCCTGGGATCGCTCGGTCACGCGGTCCGCGGACGACGGCACTACTGGTAG
- a CDS encoding PRC-barrel domain-containing protein, translated as MIQVGDIREWRGYDVVDRDGHKIGKLEAIYVDTSTDEPAMATVQTGLPTRHRLVFVPLDGAIVGPGYVRVVHDKALVKECPSIGTDDVLPAEEEEPIFRHYGLTYQPGTGGERQLARR; from the coding sequence ATGATCCAGGTGGGCGATATCCGCGAGTGGCGCGGCTACGACGTCGTCGACCGCGACGGCCACAAGATCGGCAAGCTGGAAGCGATCTACGTGGACACCAGCACTGACGAGCCGGCCATGGCCACTGTTCAGACCGGTCTGCCGACGCGTCACCGCCTGGTCTTCGTACCGCTGGACGGCGCGATTGTCGGACCCGGTTACGTCAGGGTCGTCCACGACAAGGCGTTGGTGAAGGAGTGCCCCTCCATCGGCACGGACGACGTCCTGCCCGCTGAGGAGGAGGAACCGATCTTCCGGCACTACGGCCTGACCTACCAGCCGGGCACCGGCGGTGAGCGGCAGCTCGCCCGGCGCTGA
- a CDS encoding DUF4394 domain-containing protein, which produces MKAGISKRMAAAVAVASAMAALVVGAPSNGWAQAQADSLRAFGISSDGTLMATFTTDRPQVLDWVRAVTGLSGDTALIGIDFRVQNGLMYGVGNQGGIYTIKTPPATTDVVVTKVSQLSVPLYGTNFGVDFNPAADRLRVISDNGQNLRHNLANGTTTEDTTLTTPPATGPTRGVTAAAYTNNDLNADTATTLFDINTATDQAVIQSPANNGTLAPTGALGVDAGLNAGFDIFSDLTNGKTTSVSAFATLTSASGSATLYSVNLFTGATVGVGQFPLPITDIAIALDTN; this is translated from the coding sequence ATGAAAGCAGGGATCAGCAAGAGAATGGCTGCGGCGGTCGCGGTCGCATCCGCCATGGCGGCACTCGTTGTGGGAGCTCCGAGCAACGGCTGGGCCCAGGCCCAGGCCGACAGCCTGCGGGCGTTCGGGATCTCGAGTGACGGCACGTTAATGGCCACGTTCACCACCGACAGACCCCAGGTGCTCGACTGGGTCAGGGCCGTCACCGGGCTCAGTGGCGACACCGCCCTGATCGGGATCGACTTCCGCGTGCAGAACGGCCTCATGTACGGCGTCGGCAACCAAGGCGGCATCTACACGATCAAGACCCCGCCGGCGACCACGGACGTGGTTGTCACCAAGGTCTCCCAGCTCAGTGTTCCGCTGTACGGCACGAACTTCGGGGTCGACTTCAACCCCGCGGCCGACCGGCTGCGGGTGATCAGCGACAACGGCCAGAACCTGCGTCACAACCTCGCCAACGGCACCACGACCGAGGACACCACACTGACCACCCCCCCGGCGACCGGGCCGACCAGGGGCGTCACCGCCGCTGCCTACACGAACAACGACTTGAACGCGGACACCGCGACCACGCTGTTCGACATCAACACGGCCACGGACCAGGCCGTCATCCAGTCACCGGCCAACAACGGCACGCTGGCCCCGACCGGCGCGCTCGGCGTGGACGCCGGCCTCAATGCGGGCTTTGACATCTTCAGCGACCTGACCAACGGCAAGACGACCTCGGTGTCGGCTTTCGCCACTCTCACTTCGGCGAGTGGCTCGGCGACGCTCTACAGCGTCAACCTGTTCACCGGGGCCACGGTCGGCGTGGGGCAGTTCCCGCTGCCCATCACCGACATAGCCATCGCACTCGACACGAACTGA
- a CDS encoding AraC family transcriptional regulator, with translation MGVDEVSTPPRLFPRGIAGVRAMVDVGVERGVPVPACLDGSGVDENTLADDAAHVRAWQELVVAQNLVRATGDAPGLGLEVGSRIPLRTYSVWGFALLASPTLREAAAVGLRYLELTFTMVGIHLQEDGDEVHLVLDDGFVPQPVRHFFVEREMANIRTILDTILGRPFTPLRLDVRFPRPEEPAAYEAFTDAPIAFGAPRNAIVTLAAVLEQSLPQADRHTMQVCERECSLLLARRAHTEFAARVRELLMQWPDGIPDMGVAAAALHVSTRTLHRRLAVEGTSYRRLVDGARHARAVEMLSTLGLGVDQIAVRLGYADAAAFIRAFRRWTGATPGAYRTRVPTRPY, from the coding sequence GTGGGGGTCGACGAAGTCTCCACACCTCCACGGCTGTTCCCGCGAGGCATCGCCGGCGTACGCGCGATGGTGGATGTCGGGGTCGAGCGCGGAGTTCCCGTACCGGCATGCCTCGACGGCAGCGGTGTGGACGAGAACACTCTCGCCGACGATGCCGCACACGTCCGCGCCTGGCAGGAGCTCGTTGTGGCGCAGAACCTGGTCCGCGCCACAGGCGACGCTCCCGGCCTGGGGCTGGAGGTCGGCAGCCGGATTCCGCTGCGCACGTACAGCGTGTGGGGCTTCGCACTGCTGGCCAGCCCGACGCTGCGCGAAGCGGCAGCTGTGGGACTGCGCTACCTGGAACTCACCTTCACCATGGTCGGAATCCACCTTCAGGAGGACGGGGACGAGGTCCACCTCGTCCTGGACGACGGGTTTGTGCCCCAGCCCGTCCGGCACTTCTTCGTCGAGCGGGAAATGGCCAACATCCGCACCATCCTGGACACCATTCTGGGTCGGCCCTTCACCCCCCTCCGGCTGGATGTGCGCTTCCCACGGCCTGAAGAGCCCGCAGCGTACGAGGCGTTCACCGACGCGCCGATCGCCTTCGGGGCGCCGCGCAACGCGATCGTCACCCTCGCCGCGGTACTGGAGCAGTCGCTGCCGCAGGCGGACCGCCACACGATGCAGGTGTGCGAACGCGAGTGCAGCCTCCTGCTGGCCCGGCGCGCCCACACCGAATTCGCGGCGCGGGTACGGGAACTGCTCATGCAGTGGCCGGACGGGATCCCCGACATGGGTGTTGCCGCAGCCGCGCTGCACGTCTCCACCCGCACACTGCACCGGCGTCTGGCTGTGGAGGGCACTTCCTACCGGCGTCTCGTCGACGGAGCGCGGCACGCTCGCGCTGTCGAGATGCTGTCCACCCTCGGACTGGGAGTGGACCAGATCGCCGTACGGCTCGGGTACGCCGATGCGGCGGCATTCATCCGCGCGTTCCGCCGGTGGACCGGCGCGACCCCGGGCGCCTACCGCACCAGGGTGCCGACCCGGCCGTACTGA
- a CDS encoding NADPH-dependent FMN reductase, which yields MGGATVVFLGVPESEVAGQAEQHGQFTVDLIDLADTPLPLELPPVPPALEPDMARPAEMAGLTRRIAAADAIVVVTPEYNRSFPASLKAAIDWHYTEWQAKAVGFVGYSGGSGGILAVEQLRQVFGELQAHTVRDYVAFPRYYELFGPDGILRDPEGPNGAAKVLLDQLLWWGSVLHDARRDRPYTTAH from the coding sequence ATGGGCGGTGCGACCGTGGTCTTCCTCGGCGTACCCGAGTCCGAGGTCGCGGGCCAGGCCGAGCAGCACGGCCAGTTCACTGTGGACCTCATCGATCTCGCGGATACGCCCCTGCCGCTCGAGCTGCCGCCCGTGCCGCCGGCGCTCGAGCCCGACATGGCCCGTCCCGCCGAGATGGCGGGCCTCACCCGGCGGATTGCGGCGGCCGACGCGATCGTCGTGGTGACGCCGGAGTACAACCGCAGCTTCCCGGCCTCGCTGAAGGCCGCCATCGACTGGCACTACACCGAGTGGCAGGCCAAGGCGGTCGGTTTCGTCGGCTACAGCGGGGGGAGCGGCGGCATCCTGGCGGTGGAGCAGCTGCGCCAGGTCTTCGGCGAGTTGCAGGCCCACACGGTCCGCGACTACGTCGCCTTCCCCAGGTACTACGAGCTCTTCGGCCCCGACGGCATCCTCAGGGACCCCGAGGGCCCCAATGGCGCCGCGAAGGTACTGCTCGACCAGCTCCTGTGGTGGGGCTCGGTTCTCCACGACGCCCGGCGCGACCGCCCGTACACCACCGCGCATTAG
- a CDS encoding LuxR C-terminal-related transcriptional regulator — protein sequence MDEFSTLEVMLVDNEDLVRRGFRHALGEAPDIAVVADTRVGDEALRMVELRRPQVVLVDAEYEFIRKLAQPSGAAASGFAPGYVPGIVVLTSIDLDSHLFGSLKAGASGFLLKSASQEELTSAVRAVAGGAAFICPTMTRRLIDRFEILPPPQERSHAVALATLSGRETQVLTGMAMGRSNQEIARELHVTPATVKSHVSRILAKLELPNRMHAALMAQRSGLVHSPQPAQAARASAGSQDPPAAQAPSPFGPSRAAGQAGLVKARTTL from the coding sequence ATGGACGAGTTCAGCACGTTGGAAGTAATGCTGGTCGACAATGAGGACCTTGTGCGCCGCGGTTTCCGGCATGCACTCGGAGAGGCACCGGATATCGCCGTGGTCGCCGATACGAGGGTCGGCGATGAGGCATTGCGAATGGTCGAGCTGCGGCGACCGCAGGTCGTACTCGTCGACGCCGAATACGAATTCATCCGTAAACTCGCCCAGCCTTCGGGGGCGGCAGCATCAGGATTCGCACCCGGCTACGTACCCGGAATCGTCGTCCTGACCAGCATCGACCTCGACAGCCATCTGTTCGGGTCGCTGAAGGCGGGCGCAAGCGGGTTTCTGCTCAAGAGCGCCAGCCAGGAGGAGCTGACCTCAGCCGTCCGCGCGGTCGCCGGCGGCGCGGCTTTCATCTGCCCCACGATGACCCGACGGCTGATCGATCGGTTCGAGATCCTTCCGCCGCCACAGGAGCGTTCTCACGCGGTCGCCCTGGCCACCCTGAGCGGCCGGGAGACCCAAGTCCTGACCGGTATGGCCATGGGGAGGTCGAATCAAGAGATCGCCCGCGAGCTGCATGTAACGCCCGCCACCGTGAAGTCCCACGTCTCGCGCATCCTCGCCAAACTCGAGTTGCCGAACCGGATGCACGCGGCGCTGATGGCTCAGCGGAGCGGTCTGGTGCACTCGCCCCAGCCTGCGCAGGCCGCACGGGCCTCCGCAGGCTCCCAGGATCCCCCAGCCGCTCAAGCCCCCTCTCCCTTCGGCCCGTCCCGCGCCGCTGGTCAGGCGGGCTTGGTGAAAGCGAGGACCACGTTGTGA
- a CDS encoding ABC transporter substrate-binding protein has protein sequence MAERLTADERVLAVLGPTTDACFLAAEDTYTKAVMPVLSVSVGVAPQVRETLSTLRSHAALRPTDQLLAAPCNAYLARSADARKVFLVDDRAEGDFAWALCDDLQRVLQRQGREATVTSVAAGTLDSAALAGKVMADRADAVVFSGSQERAGAFASALREARFTGARVATQRAFGTRFLKSAGAAAEDWVFATTFIDPTSTPAARSFTAAYRARFDERPGWYAAEAYDAVLFLAEVCTRKGSPLAERGAIVRRMPGVDYRGISRTIKYIADKGYNSDALFLFRTVDGEFDFLGQYKEAVS, from the coding sequence CTGGCCGAGCGGCTGACGGCGGACGAGCGTGTACTCGCCGTTCTGGGTCCCACCACCGACGCTTGTTTCCTCGCCGCGGAGGACACCTACACCAAGGCCGTGATGCCCGTCCTCTCTGTTTCGGTGGGGGTCGCGCCACAGGTCAGGGAAACCCTGTCCACTCTCCGCTCGCATGCGGCGCTGCGGCCCACCGATCAGCTGCTCGCCGCCCCCTGCAACGCCTATCTCGCCCGCTCCGCCGACGCACGCAAGGTGTTCCTCGTGGACGACCGGGCCGAGGGCGACTTCGCCTGGGCCCTCTGCGACGACCTCCAACGGGTGCTGCAACGGCAGGGGAGGGAGGCGACCGTCACGAGTGTCGCCGCCGGAACGCTCGACTCCGCCGCGCTCGCCGGCAAGGTCATGGCGGATCGCGCGGACGCGGTCGTGTTCAGCGGAAGCCAGGAACGCGCGGGCGCCTTCGCGTCGGCGCTGCGCGAGGCGCGGTTCACCGGAGCCCGGGTCGCGACCCAACGGGCCTTCGGCACGCGGTTCCTGAAGTCCGCGGGTGCCGCCGCCGAGGACTGGGTGTTCGCCACCACCTTCATCGATCCGACGTCCACTCCGGCGGCCCGCTCCTTCACCGCGGCGTACCGCGCGCGGTTCGACGAGCGCCCTGGCTGGTACGCGGCGGAGGCGTACGACGCCGTGCTGTTCCTGGCCGAGGTCTGTACGAGAAAGGGCTCTCCCCTGGCGGAACGGGGCGCGATCGTGCGTCGCATGCCCGGGGTCGACTACCGCGGCATCAGCCGGACGATCAAGTACATCGCGGACAAGGGCTACAACAGCGACGCGCTGTTCCTGTTCCGTACCGTCGACGGAGAGTTCGACTTTCTCGGGCAGTACAAGGAGGCGGTCTCGTGA
- a CDS encoding tetratricopeptide repeat protein: MGDAPGEERAAAGDGPAQVARKLGLLARAHLLQPARPGRFGTHDLLRAYAYRLTRTHDSEADRQAALTRIFDHYLSTAAAAMDALYPAERHHRPAVALPAYVSPIAGDPAAARAWLDTERPTLAAICAVAAARGSPRHAVRLAALLFRYLDGGHHSEALEIHRHALRAAEAIGDRRGQAHALTNLGVVHWRLADAGSAADHLVRALELHRGTEDRAGQARTLSNLGNLHWRLGRLRDAARDHQQALTLYRETGDQVGQARTLTNLGNVHLRLDQYEHATDHQQQALALFRQLGHHGGEAYALSGLGDIRLQQGAFAAAADHQRRALELFRGNGEGYGEASALNGLAEALNGSGHYDEALVHHSTAATVATVTGEHDQLARAHAGAARARQALETWAGAAASTASGL; this comes from the coding sequence ATGGGCGACGCGCCGGGCGAGGAGCGGGCCGCCGCCGGTGACGGCCCGGCCCAGGTTGCCAGGAAGCTGGGGCTGCTGGCCCGCGCCCACCTCCTGCAGCCCGCCCGGCCCGGCCGGTTCGGCACGCACGACCTGCTGCGCGCCTACGCGTACCGCCTGACCCGTACGCATGACTCCGAGGCCGACCGGCAGGCCGCGCTGACCCGCATCTTCGACCACTACCTGAGCACGGCCGCGGCCGCCATGGACGCCCTCTACCCCGCCGAGCGGCACCACAGACCTGCTGTCGCGCTACCGGCGTACGTCTCTCCGATCGCCGGCGACCCGGCCGCGGCACGGGCTTGGCTGGACACCGAGCGCCCCACCCTCGCCGCCATCTGCGCGGTCGCCGCGGCCCGCGGCAGCCCCCGGCACGCCGTCCGCCTGGCCGCCCTCCTGTTCCGCTACCTCGACGGAGGTCACCACTCCGAGGCGCTGGAGATCCACCGCCACGCTCTGCGCGCCGCCGAGGCGATCGGTGACCGGAGGGGACAGGCCCACGCACTGACCAACCTCGGTGTCGTGCACTGGCGGCTCGCCGACGCCGGATCAGCCGCAGACCACCTCGTACGAGCCCTGGAACTGCACCGCGGGACGGAGGACCGCGCGGGGCAGGCCAGAACCCTGTCCAACCTCGGCAATCTCCACTGGCGGCTGGGCCGCCTCCGCGACGCCGCACGCGACCATCAACAAGCCCTCACCCTCTACCGGGAGACCGGGGACCAGGTTGGCCAGGCACGCACACTGACCAACCTCGGCAATGTCCACCTGCGGCTGGACCAGTACGAACACGCGACCGATCACCAACAGCAGGCCCTCGCCCTCTTCCGACAACTCGGGCACCACGGCGGCGAGGCGTACGCGCTGTCCGGCCTCGGCGACATCCGTCTGCAGCAGGGCGCATTCGCTGCCGCGGCCGACCATCAGCGGCGCGCCCTCGAACTGTTCCGTGGGAACGGGGAGGGCTACGGCGAGGCGTCGGCGCTCAACGGCCTCGCCGAGGCGCTCAACGGCAGCGGCCACTACGACGAGGCGCTCGTCCACCACTCCACCGCCGCGACGGTCGCTACCGTCACCGGCGAGCACGACCAGCTGGCACGCGCACACGCGGGCGCCGCGCGCGCCCGCCAGGCTCTGGAGACCTGGGCCGGAGCCGCCGCGTCGACCGCGTCGGGCCTATGA
- a CDS encoding BTAD domain-containing putative transcriptional regulator, with protein sequence MRIQVLGPVCAWRDGTRLDLGSPQRRATLALLAVSRGQQLPFSGLADALWGERPPASAPNVIQTHIKHLRRLLEPGRRPRAPSAVLPRLGDGYALRVPYDVIDLLRFRDLVAAAEAARRDGGQERAAALLADALGLWQQPPLADLPFLAAHPMVVALAGERRGVVAQYGEVMIAAGKSPSVLPVLEEAAAAQPLDEGAQARLIRAYQAVGRRDQAVAVYRRSRRLLVDELGVDPGPELSAAYVSVLRRRTRPPPGHGRVPDQDAATGPVPVSVAGALPAQLPADVPDFAGRDTELSALDRMLTGAKGSPTAVAVSVVSGTAGVGKTALAVHWAHRTRHRFPDGQLYVNLRGYDPDHPMPPGDALTRFLSVLGVPGDVIPLDVDDRAGRYRTEIADRRMLVVLDNALSEEQVRPLLPGSPSCTVVVTSRDSLAGLVALHGARRIGLGPLPLPDAVALLRTLIGARVETEPGPVAALAEQCVRLPLALRVAAELAVARPSLQLVDLVAELADQQRRLDLLDAGGDRRAAVEAVFSWSYQRLPAPSPAPSAC encoded by the coding sequence ATGCGCATTCAGGTACTCGGGCCGGTCTGTGCCTGGCGGGACGGCACACGCCTCGACCTCGGCTCGCCCCAGCGCCGTGCGACTCTCGCCCTGCTGGCCGTGTCCCGTGGACAGCAACTGCCGTTCTCCGGGCTCGCGGACGCCCTGTGGGGCGAGCGGCCCCCGGCGAGCGCGCCGAACGTCATCCAGACCCACATCAAGCACTTGCGCCGGCTGTTGGAGCCGGGGCGGCGGCCGCGCGCCCCCAGCGCGGTGCTGCCCCGGCTCGGCGACGGCTACGCGCTGCGCGTTCCGTACGACGTCATCGATCTGCTGCGCTTCCGGGACCTGGTCGCCGCGGCGGAGGCCGCACGGCGGGACGGCGGCCAGGAGCGGGCCGCGGCGCTGCTGGCCGACGCGCTCGGGCTGTGGCAGCAGCCGCCCCTCGCCGACCTGCCGTTCCTCGCCGCCCACCCGATGGTCGTCGCGCTGGCCGGGGAGCGTCGTGGCGTGGTGGCCCAGTACGGCGAAGTCATGATCGCGGCGGGAAAGAGCCCCAGCGTGCTCCCCGTCCTGGAGGAGGCCGCGGCCGCGCAGCCGCTGGACGAGGGCGCCCAGGCCCGGCTCATCCGGGCGTACCAGGCCGTCGGGCGACGCGACCAGGCGGTCGCCGTCTACCGGCGAAGCCGCCGCCTGCTGGTCGATGAACTCGGCGTCGACCCCGGCCCCGAGCTGTCCGCGGCCTATGTCTCCGTGCTGCGCCGCCGCACCAGGCCTCCTCCCGGCCACGGGCGTGTCCCCGACCAGGACGCGGCCACCGGCCCGGTACCGGTGAGCGTCGCCGGCGCGCTCCCCGCGCAGTTGCCCGCGGATGTGCCCGACTTCGCCGGCCGGGACACGGAGCTGTCGGCCCTCGACCGGATGCTGACCGGAGCGAAGGGAAGCCCAACGGCGGTGGCCGTCTCGGTGGTCTCCGGCACGGCCGGGGTGGGGAAGACCGCGCTGGCCGTCCACTGGGCGCACCGGACGCGGCACCGGTTTCCCGACGGCCAGCTCTACGTCAACCTGCGCGGCTACGATCCGGACCACCCCATGCCGCCCGGTGACGCCCTCACCCGGTTCCTCAGCGTCCTAGGGGTTCCCGGTGACGTGATCCCGCTCGACGTCGACGACCGCGCCGGCCGGTACCGGACCGAGATCGCCGACCGGCGGATGCTGGTGGTCCTGGACAACGCCCTGTCCGAGGAGCAGGTCCGCCCGCTGCTTCCCGGCTCGCCGTCCTGCACCGTCGTGGTCACCAGCCGGGACAGCCTGGCCGGCCTGGTGGCCCTCCACGGCGCCCGCCGCATCGGCTTGGGCCCGCTCCCGCTGCCCGACGCGGTCGCCCTGTTGCGGACGCTCATCGGCGCGCGGGTCGAAACCGAGCCGGGGCCGGTCGCCGCCCTGGCCGAACAGTGTGTACGGCTCCCGCTGGCGCTCCGGGTCGCGGCCGAGCTCGCCGTCGCCCGCCCGTCGCTGCAGCTGGTGGACCTGGTGGCGGAGCTGGCCGACCAGCAGCGGCGACTGGATCTCCTGGATGCGGGCGGCGACCGGCGCGCGGCGGTGGAGGCGGTGTTCTCCTGGTCGTACCAGCGTCTGCCCGCCCCGTCGCCCGCACCTTCCGCCTGCTGA